From Plasmodium malariae genome assembly, chromosome: 8:
TTACGTACGGTATATGTCTACATAAGCTTGTGCGTATATGGGTATACGTAAACATACATGTTAGAAATAATTTTCCATCTCGCAAGTTCACAATGCTTGTGAATTAggaaaatatacaaatgaataaaaaaaaaaaaaaaaaaaaaaacataaaaagatatttaaaaagtagcGCATTTTTTGTGCTTATTTCccgttttaatttatatatatatatatatatatatatatatatatatatatatatttatatgaatatttatttattttttattactttgtCCCACATAGGTAATTGTACCAAGAAGTTTTCGATTACTCGATGAATTGGAAAGAGGGCAAAAAGGAAATGTAAGTGAAGGTGTATCATTTGGGTTAGAAAGTGCAGATGACATTACACTGTCAAATTGGTCATGCACAATATTTGGTCAGCCTGGAACCGTTTTTGAAAATAGAATTTATTCTTTAACCGTTTTTTGCGATGATAATTATCCGGATGCACCTCCATCAGTTAAGTTTGACACAAAAATTGAAATGTCATGTGTGAACAGTAGCGGAATGGTAAGAAAAAACGATTAAATAAGTTTGCAAGagtgaaaaagtaaaagtgaaaatattataaatatcatTTACGTATTTTGTTCACCTTTAATTTTGatatttatccatttttgTAGATATTACATTGTTATAGAAATGTTGTGTttgcatgtgtatatattgcggcatattaaaaatatacctcGATTGGCTTATTACTTTGGTTACTTGTTTTAATGCCCCCTATTATGTTGTTATGAAACATTTTTTGCAAAATGAACATTTCCTGCagtattgtatatatatatatatatgtatatacatatttttcttttttaattaaacacATACATGATAGCACAACTGTTTatgcttaatttttttccctgcacatttttttttataggttgttaagaataatttacatattttaaaaaattggaaCAGAAATTATACCATTGAGACTATTTTAATCGCATTACGACAAGAAATGCTGTCGAGTGTCAACAAGCGACTACCACAACCAAATGAAGGAgaaatgtattaaatatattgacaagaattattagtattattattaaaagggaaaaaaaacaaacgaACAGAAGGACAAAAGGCAAAAGGACAGGGCATAAGTGGGTGTGTGTGTTGTATTGCAGCCACCTTCGTAAAAACAGCATGTGAACGAGGAGTTATTAGTTTGTTACAATAAAATGTGTAgtaagtgtatatatgtatgtatgtatatgtatacgtatgtgtatatttttttttttttttccccatcTTGCCTTTTTAAAACGTACACCTTTTATATGTGCAAAGAAGTTGTTTAGGTTTTAATTCATAAGTAAATAAACCATTTTTTGAAATcgaaatttttatgtaaaaacagccaacattaatttttttttttttttttctttaaactAAAATGCTAGTCGATTtattaagtaaataaataaatatatatatatatatatatgtacatatatgtgggTATACTTGTGTCTTTAATATGAGCAGAATTAGGGTAGCAAATAGTCTCCATTTTTTCGTACAAAATTTGCTTATTATAATAGTGCGAATTGTAAAGGTGTTACGAtacagaaaattataattacttGTGCGCCCAATTTTTCATTGTACTTGCGTTGTATTTGCAGCAAGTTTttccataaaaatatatagataaccttatgttttgtatatatatatatatatatgcgaatgagtatgaacaaatatatcCTTTGAGCCAAGGTGTGAACTGGTGTTTCTTTTAATCGCTCGCAGGTATGCCTTAACAGTGCTTAATACAAATTGCTAACTGATAAGGGGAcatcataaaattaaagagcgagttttttttttttttttttttattaaagcaGAAATTATTGTGTCTATTCAATTTACTTTTTGgggtaaataattttttaaaatctgTACCAAACGAAAGGGAAATTAATATGTGTATCtcgttatatttaaaaaaaaaaaaaaaagaaaaatagaaaattattcgcaaatatatacaattctTTGTTTagatttatatgaataaaatagcgttctttttttttttctttttttttgtaaaatttttaactcATTATGAATACTCAATACGCATATTATTGATTCTAACAGAATACACAATATAATTCTTTCTccctgtttttttttttttttttttttttttttttttggatcaTATTATATGCTATTTGCTAACTGTTCTTATATAGCTTCATTTTTGCTAATTATTCCCATTTTTTGACCATACATTTTGTTGTGTATTCAGTACCAGAAAGAAAGGTAAAGGGAATGAATTACAATATTGGGGGTATAGGAAAGAGGGggtgtatataaaatataatgttcaTTGCTAATACAGTGGAGAGCTagctaaaaatatattttaacataattttttgttttttttttgttttttttttgttttttttttcttttctttggTACTTTgtttaaaaactttttattgttttcattttggctagttttacttatttttaaaaggtaATAAAAATTCCTTACAGTTTTTAGGAAACCATTGTTTTTGTAATTCTTTTAAGAGAAAGCGGATTGAGTTGGATCGCCCTTTTGTTGTacgtgtgtgtatatgtttaaGTGTGTGCGAAAGTGTGGgtacatatatgaacatCTGAAGGCATATGCACATTTATACACGCAAACACACAcccatacatacgtatatatatatatatatatatatatatatatatatatacgtatacccATGTGTATGCGCTTGCATGTGTGCAGAGCTCTCCAGTTTTCAATTTCAAAAGGCCCAAgcataacaaaaaaagattaatgaaaattagcAGCTGTAATATTGCaaaattatacaataaaGTTCATTACgtttacaaaattaaagaaatacaGCTGCTCtcaaaatattcaaataaatacaaagGTAAGATAATAATGATTAACGAAGTGCAGTTGAACAGGAAAAGACAAAATGAGGGGAAGAATGGAGGAACAAATGATGAAGGTAGTGATAGTGAGTCTTAcgaaataaacaaaaaaacaaaactcATTCCCAAATTAAAGGAAGAGAATTTTAGTCAGAATAACCTGGTTtctaattattttacatCAAATGTAAAAGGAATAGGAAATAGTTTAAAAGTTTATATTGAAAAGGCAAGTAGTACAGAAGAAACAATTAAAATCAAAAGCAATGAAACTGAAATGGATGAAAaagagaacaaaaaaatttattataagaaGGAAGAAAATGAGGATAGTTTAGCCATTTCTAAAGTAGAAGGTGTGAACATTAAAAGcgatgataatatatataatgaacataCGAAATATGTACATGAGGAGGgtaataatgttaataagACTGTactaataaaagaaaataaatcaaaCGATTTAGAAGCTAAAGGTGAAGAACAGGTAAAAATAGTAGTAACATGGAATATGAATAGTATAACAGTACGatataagaataaagaaaaatggaaaaattttatgaacttttttaataaaattaatgctGACGTTTGGTGTTTGCAAGAAGTAAGATTACCAGCAATGAATATAGGGGatagtaaaaatgaaaataaaaacaaaaacaaaaatgatgGCTTACGCGATAGAAGCAAGGTTAAAAACTCTGACCAGAAAAGCTTAGTTGATTATGAAATTATAGatagtatattaaaaaatgattttaaaaattatgatgcATATTTTAGTTTAGCAAATATCAAATATAGTGGTCAGCTTgtgttaattaaaaaaacaatacaaGTAAAATCTATTCGTTATAATCTCTCTTTTGATATGGATTCAAAAATACATCATGATGAAGGAAGAATAATTTTAGTTGAGTTTTCTGATTTCTATTTGTTGTCAACATACTCACCAAACAACGgttttgataaaataaagtttGAAAGACGAAGATTATTTGATgaagaattagaaaaatttgtctcttatttaaaaaataaaaagcattTAATATGGACTGGGGATTTGAATATTGCACCAGAAGATATTGACTTATCACATCCTGCTGAATTTCGAAAAATGAAGAAGGGTAATAATGTACCGAAAGAATTTATTGGACAACCCGGTTGTACAGattttgaaagaaaaaattttaaaaaaattttgaccTCAGGTGATTTAGTTGATTCGTACAGATATCTACAAAATTTGAAGGAGAAAAATGCAGAAACAGAATCGTCAAAAAATCCCATTGATGTTtctaaaaaatcaaatattaatgataatatatatacatggaGGTGCCCTTTTCTGCTTGGAAAGCAGAGCAACAAGGCAATGCGCATAGACCATTTCAttgtttcaaaaaattttcttaaccGTGTAGATAATGTCGAAATACATGGGTACAGTgtatttcataataatttctaTGGGTCTGATCATTGCCCTGTAATTCTGTACCTCAAAGGTGAGGAGTGAAACgcacttttatatattttccaaatttttttttttttttttttttccccctacactttaattttaatattaatgaatatgTAAAACGGAATCTCAATATTTggatgtaaaaaaaaaaaaagaagaaaaaaaaaaaaaatggttaCTAACTAGAAGTTTCATCGTTGACCTTATGCACACGAAACATGAAACATTGTATCTGTATATGTGGAATACaaaatatgcatgtatgtacaaGTACCCATAAGCTGATTTCATTCTGTTTTGTTGTATTTCGCTTTagtttgctttattttgccTTACTTTGCTTCATTCTGCTATATTTCATTaccctttattttttccttttttcacaCATAAAAGATTATCAGTAATGTAAACATCAATTATGAAATGACTGAAAATCAAAATTCTGTTAATGTATTAACTACTGTTATACTTTAATGTTCATTTTGTCTAAAAATTGATAAGAAtgtgttttaaaaaagtaactactgcttatttttctttatgttCATTTGCCATCCTTTTGTGGGTTTAACCGGGGGGGTGTTACGATTTTTCCAATTTTGCTttaaaaaaggcaaaaacGCAAAAACGCAAAAATGGGATAACGGAATAGCGTTATaagataataatttaattacgCAATAACGCAATAACGCAATAAAGCAATAAAGCAATAAAGCAATAAAGCAATCATCTTTAACTTTCTGTTAGTATTCATTCGGACGTTTCATCGCCCGATTAATGGTacttacataaatataaaatgccGTATTGCCGTTTTTCCTTGTTGCCCcatgaaatatatgtatatgcctatatagttatatatatgacaaTGTACACGCGCTTCCATATAGAttattgtgtatatatgagcatacatatatgcatatatatatatatatatatatatatatatatatatatatatatatatatgtattaaaaaaaaaaatccagTCCATTGCAGAAAAATCCgtatgttttgttttttacttGGTGTAAAAAGAAGGGGGAATAAACAAAAACgacaaaaatttaaaagtaaaaagaataataatgaataatataaataatgaaatataaaacataacaTGGTGTTTTAAAGacgaaatgaaaattttattgcaTAATGGCACTATGCTGATTATTTACtcatgcatatgtatacatatgtattttaaaatacacTTTAAAATGCAGCATTACGAATTATTTAAGATTACCCATTTAAAAATCATTACTTTCgactaatttattttttttctttataaacTATTACCTTTTCgttttacatatgtatatatgtatgtatatatgtatatatgtatatatgtataaacgtatatatgtatatatgtatatatgtatatatgtatatatgtatatatgtatatatgtatatatgtatatatgtatatatgtatattgtatatatgtatgtatatatgtatgtatatatatatgtatgtatgtatatatgtatatatgtacatatgtatgtatatatatgtatactattGTACACGCACACTACCTTTTAacgccttttttttttccgataggacaaacataaataaaatcgtatatttattatttttcttttttgtgtatgcatattattatatccataaaaaatgttgttaaaggtaatataataagtttattttgaaattgataaatttttatattcttttggCACTACAACACCCTAACTGTTTTTACATACATGTCGAATAGTTTAGTCATATTTggcgtatgtatatatgatatatttgtatatcaTCATTTTAGTACTACAAATGCTTGTTCTGTGttatatgcgtatatgaATTTATGCAAAGTACCGTATgtattttttgcatatatatatatatatacatacttggatacatatttatatatttatacgtgcatgtttgataatttttaacaGGTTAGGTAAAACTTTGATGCTAatgttttactttttgtaCATGACGAAATGAACAtacatactatatatatatatatatatatacagtacTCTTTCTTATTAATCGTATTAATGTTACTAGAACTTTAAAGTTTATCATTTTtcgcataatttttttcgaatatttattgtagcataaccatttttcttttttttacattttattcgTTCATTTTATACGTTCATTTTGTACGTTCATTTTGTacgttcatttttttcgcgatttttttacaatattttagcAATAGTTTAGCAATAGTTTAGCAATAGTTTAGCAGTAGTTTAGCAGTAGTTTAGCAGTAGTTTAGCAGTAGTTTAGCAGTAGTTTAGCAGTAGTTTAGCAGTAGTTTAgcaatatttttgaaattttttttttttgctttatcCTTTGTAATTTATCTTGTCATTTGTTCcgtcctttattttttcgttcGTATGTTCGGCCATTTTTTAGTTCATTTCGTCCCATATGTATTCATACTTAATACTACTTACATTTTACTCCATAgttgtttcttttttcttagcTTACTCAGTTTTCCAAGAATttaattgaatttttttaaacataagCGTTTTGTCATTTATGGaaagtttatttttccatGCTGTTTTGTATAATT
This genomic window contains:
- the PmUG01_08050500 gene encoding ubiquitin-conjugating enzyme E2, putative (unknown EC number: 6.3.2.19) translates to MSEVIVPRSFRLLDELERGQKGNVSEGVSFGLESADDITLSNWSCTIFGQPGTVFENRIYSLTVFCDDNYPDAPPSVKFDTKIEMSCVNSSGMVVKNNLHILKNWNRNYTIETILIALRQEMLSSVNKRLPQPNEGEMY
- the PmUG01_08050600 gene encoding AP endonuclease (DNA-[apurinic or apyrimidinic site] lyase), putative produces the protein MKISSCNIAKLYNKVHYVYKIKEIQLLSKYSNKYKGKIIMINEVQLNRKRQNEGKNGGTNDEGSDSESYEINKKTKLIPKLKEENFSQNNLVSNYFTSNVKGIGNSLKVYIEKASSTEETIKIKSNETEMDEKENKKIYYKKEENEDSLAISKVEGVNIKSDDNIYNEHTKYVHEEGNNVNKTVLIKENKSNDLEAKGEEQVKIVVTWNMNSITVRYKNKEKWKNFMNFFNKINADVWCLQEVRLPAMNIGDSKNENKNKNKNDGLRDRSKVKNSDQKSLVDYEIIDSILKNDFKNYDAYFSLANIKYSGQLVLIKKTIQVKSIRYNLSFDMDSKIHHDEGRIILVEFSDFYLLSTYSPNNGFDKIKFERRRLFDEELEKFVSYLKNKKHLIWTGDLNIAPEDIDLSHPAEFRKMKKGNNVPKEFIGQPGCTDFERKNFKKILTSGDLVDSYRYLQNLKEKNAETESSKNPIDVSKKSNINDNIYTWRCPFLLGKQSNKAMRIDHFIVSKNFLNRVDNVEIHGYSVFHNNFYGSDHCPVILYLKGEE